One Drosophila subpulchrella strain 33 F10 #4 breed RU33 unplaced genomic scaffold, RU_Dsub_v1.1 Primary Assembly Seq16, whole genome shotgun sequence DNA window includes the following coding sequences:
- the LOC119559038 gene encoding serine/arginine repetitive matrix protein 1-like yields MAEKATRPRSGLQPGVAQRHERRHAGSKDAHRAAQQRPTSAQRAASVHHQRHPPTCPPGARTARPPRPQQRHPRRQPRYQKRRRSSVPRRAVPPTWPSGAHRAATSPSTASTAPSTAPNDRPSSGISAHHRQPPSQPRLAPNERLPSASAFHRPRYQQRPPTASSLAPADSTHRATSSAHSRAHQRRQSSTHRAPPGAPIERHQCPPRLTAVPSAASAPNAKPYERLPPSAIKQGNSSANRALTTPISAAAPQSRHRKRPPTCSSAPNDQRRRSPAALTERHQERQPAAPSAAPNAPDTWSLATLRAPPGARNERPPRPQQRPSRRQQRRPRGNGRASRNHIGQPLLHVSSTCRAPLVAPSAQSRH; encoded by the coding sequence CGCCCACAGAGCGGCCCAGCAGCGCCCAACGAGCGCCCAGCGAGCGGCGTCAGTGCACCACCAGCGGCACCCACCCACGTGCCCACCAGGAGCACGCACAGCGCGGCCACCGCGCCCTCAGCAGCGTCACCCGCGCCGCCAGCCGCGTTATCAGAAGCGCAGACGCAGCAGCGTCCCGCGCCGTGCAGTGCCACCCACGTGGCCATCAGGTGCCCACAGAGCGGCCACCTCGCCCTCCACAGCGTCCACCGCGCCCTCCACAGCGCCCAACGATCGCCCATCGAGCGGCATCAGTGCCCATCACCGGCAACCACCGAGCCAGCCGCGCCTCGCGCCCAACGAACGCCTACCATCGGCGTCAGCGTTCCATCGGCCGCGCTATCAGCAGCGCCCCCCCACTGCGTCTTCACTAGCGCCTGCCGACAGCACCCATCGCGCCACCAGCAGCGCCCACTCACGTGCTCACCAGCGGCGCCAATCAAGCACTCACCGAGCGCCACCAGGAGCGCCAATCGAGCGTCATCAGTGCCCACCGCGGTTAACAGCAGTGCCCTCAGCGGCATCCGCGCCCAACGCAAAGCCCTACGAGCGGCTACCACCGAGCGCCATCAAGCAGGGCAACAGCAGTGCCAACCGAGCGCTCACCACACCGATCAGCGCTGCCGCGCCTCAGTCGCGCCACCGGAAGCGCCCACCCACGTGTTCATCAGCGCCAAACGATCAGCGCCGCCGCTCACCAGCCGCGCTCACCGAGCGCCATCAGGAGCGCCAACCAGCAGCGCCCTCAGCAGCGCCAAACGCGCCGGATACGTGGTCACTAGCCACGCTACGAGCGCCACCAGGAGCGCGCAACGAGCGGCCACCGCGCCCTCAGCAACGTCCATCGCGCCGCCAGCAGCGCCGTCCACGGGGCAACGGGAGGGCCAGCCGCAACCACATCGGTCAGCCACTGCTGCACGTCAGCAGTACCTGCCGTGCGCCCCTGGTAGCGCCCAGCGCCCAGTCACGCCACTAG